A window from uncultured Desulfobacter sp. encodes these proteins:
- a CDS encoding DVU_1555 family C-GCAxxG-C-C protein gives MDDIEILKLKSKGYCCSQIMVQLVLDMADVENRQLVDFSRGLCMGSKLETGSCGILTAGLCLLAMYAGQDQDLRASMQDDFRTFFTGASVPGVQCRQIAGSHYPNLNPETCPTLLTQALGALMNILSEHEVDPSDLDDE, from the coding sequence ATGGATGATATCGAAATATTAAAGTTAAAGAGCAAAGGCTACTGCTGCAGCCAGATCATGGTACAGCTGGTTCTGGACATGGCAGATGTGGAAAACAGGCAACTGGTCGATTTTTCCCGGGGACTGTGCATGGGCTCCAAACTTGAGACCGGTTCCTGCGGGATTTTGACAGCGGGTTTATGCCTTCTGGCCATGTATGCAGGCCAGGACCAGGATTTAAGAGCCTCCATGCAGGATGATTTCAGGACGTTTTTCACCGGTGCCTCTGTCCCGGGCGTCCAATGCCGGCAGATCGCCGGAAGTCATTATCCCAATCTCAACCCGGAAACCTGTCCGACCCTGTTGACCCAGGCCCTCGGTGCCCTGATGAATATTCTCTCCGAACATGAAGTGGACCCCTCGGATCTTGATGATGAATAG
- a CDS encoding DVU_1556 family methyltransferase translates to MRISSVQAAGIETHRPGGLTLTRAALDYCSLAPGVRVLDAGCGYGATCTFLHEDAGFKVFGMDASEERISRATARPTGWDGLRARLPRLPFAPASFGAIFCECVLSLVPDKPGCLATFFELLQPKGHLVITDLYIPGAAPAALDPSPLICLDGALNKTDLTQIIEQAGFKIRIWEDHTPLLKQMACEMVFKHGSLENFWKTLTGDVLHCGLGSRCRAGELKPGYCLIVADKVTQ, encoded by the coding sequence TTGAGGATAAGTAGTGTTCAGGCAGCCGGCATTGAAACCCATCGGCCCGGCGGACTGACCCTGACCCGGGCGGCATTGGATTATTGTTCTTTGGCGCCAGGGGTTCGCGTACTGGACGCCGGATGCGGATACGGGGCGACTTGCACCTTTTTGCATGAAGATGCCGGATTCAAGGTTTTTGGCATGGATGCCTCGGAGGAACGGATCAGCCGGGCAACGGCCCGCCCAACGGGTTGGGACGGTCTACGGGCAAGGTTGCCGCGGCTGCCCTTTGCACCCGCTTCCTTCGGGGCGATCTTCTGTGAATGCGTTCTTTCTCTGGTGCCGGATAAGCCCGGCTGCCTGGCTACTTTTTTCGAGCTGCTCCAGCCAAAAGGTCATCTGGTGATCACGGACCTGTATATTCCCGGCGCGGCGCCGGCGGCCCTTGATCCATCGCCTTTGATCTGCCTGGACGGGGCGCTGAATAAAACCGATTTAACCCAAATCATTGAACAGGCAGGATTTAAAATCCGGATCTGGGAAGACCACACCCCGCTGTTAAAGCAGATGGCCTGTGAAATGGTATTTAAACACGGCAGTCTTGAAAACTTCTGGAAAACACTGACAGGTGACGTTCTTCATTGCGGTCTGGGCTCCCGATGCCGGGCCGGAGAACTTAAACCCGGATATTGCCTGATCGTGGCAGACAAGGTGACACAGTAA